Genomic window (Estrella lausannensis):
CTAAGCGCCCCTGCCTTCCAGGTGGAGCAGCCACTCTTTTTTTGGCAGGCCGCCGCTGTATCCCCCGAGAGCACCGCCCGTGTTAATCACGCGGTGACAGGGGATGATGATCGCAAGTTGATTGGCGCCATTGGCGCCGGCGACGGCGCGGAAGGCGGTCGGTTTGCCAAGAGCCTTTGCAATTTCCGCATAGGAGCGCGTCTCCCCATAGGGGATTTTCATCAGTTCTCCCCACACCCGCTTTTGAAAAAGTGTGCCTGTCGGGTTGACGGGGGTAGTAAACTCGCGTAACTTGCCTTTGAAGTAGAGGGGCAGCTCTCTCTCAATTAGGCGCAAGGGGTCTGAGAGGCCGGGCGCTAAGTGGGCATTGTAATTTATCAGTAGCCGTTCGACCTCCCAGCCGAGACCCCGGCAGTCGAGAAATTCGAGAAGATATAGCGCTTTTTCGTCGGCGATTGCCAAAATTGAACCGAGCGGACTCTCAATCCAGGTGTAGTTGAGAGCTTTAGCCTTGCTTTTCTGCTCGTGCTTTTTTTCCCAAAGCTTCAGCATCTCCTCAAATTCTTCTCTCGAAGGAGCGCTGTTTTTCAGGTCTTGTGCTGCTAGTCTTTTACTTTTCATAGATTTTTTAAGTTTAGCTATAACAAATTTTGAGACACGTTCGGTGTATCGTATAGGAAAGTTCGGTCGGTTGCAATCACCTCTGAGATAAACCATGCTCGACTAGAAATGAGATTTGAATCGAATTGAAAGATCGCAAGCGAAATGCAGAGGCTGGGCGGAAATTCACTTCGTGAAGAGTCTCGTTAGTCGGAAGCCCTGAAAAAAGGGGCTTAAGATCCCCCCGGCTGATTCGCTTCATGTAGAACAGAGCCGGGGAGTTGCCTTCGTTTATGTTGATAAGAGGATTCGCCCCCATTGGCGGGAGGATCTTCTTTTTATTTCAAGTCGTCTACTGCTTTGTCATGGCTGCCCTCGGTAACCTTCCCGAGATATTGCGGGAGCTTCAAACCTGCCATGGAGGCGACGTCGTGAAGTGCCGGGAGCGATTTGACAAATTGGCTGATGAAGTTCGAGGTCGAACTGCCGCCGTTTTTATCACCGCTGTCCCACACGGTAATCTTATCGATTTTAATGTTTTTAATCGCTTCGGCCTGAAGTTTTACGATCTCTTCCAGCTTTTCGATCAGGAGCATGGTCGAGGCGCTCTCGGCATTGTCGCCGCAAGCTTCGATCAGCTGCTTATAGCCCTTTGCCTTGGCATCGAGCAGCATTTGGATACCTTCGGCTTCCGCCTGGCGTATAGCCATTATGGCTTCCGCTTCGCCTTTTGCGATTAAGACCTTGCACTGAGCTTCCGCTTCTGCCTCGATCTGGATCTTTTTCTTTTTGATCTCTTCAGGAACGACCTCTTCTGTCTCAAGGAGCTTTGCCTGAGCGAGCGCGCGCGCTATTTGAATTTCGACTTCGGCATGCTGTTTGGCAACTTGGCTTCTTCTTGTCGCTTCCGCTTCTTGCTCTGCCAAGGTGGCGTTCGTCAAGGCAATCTCAGCTTTTGATTCATTCTCTCCGCGTACAGCTTCCGCGTTGAAGGAAGCAACCGATACGCGCCTGTCTTTCTCCGCCAAGGCCTTTCCGATATCCCCCTGCTTCTCCTGCTCGGCGACATCGACTTTTGCCTGGTTGACGGCAGTGGCAGAGGCCTTCTTACCGATGCTTTCGATGTACTCCGATTCGTCCGTGATGTCTGTAATGTTGACGTTGAGCAGAGTCAGGCCTATTTTGTGGAGTTCCGGTTCGATGTTTTTCTTGATCGCCTCTAAGAAGCGTTCCCTGTCTTGGTTGAT
Coding sequences:
- a CDS encoding methylated-DNA--[protein]-cysteine S-methyltransferase; protein product: MKSKRLAAQDLKNSAPSREEFEEMLKLWEKKHEQKSKAKALNYTWIESPLGSILAIADEKALYLLEFLDCRGLGWEVERLLINYNAHLAPGLSDPLRLIERELPLYFKGKLREFTTPVNPTGTLFQKRVWGELMKIPYGETRSYAEIAKALGKPTAFRAVAGANGANQLAIIIPCHRVINTGGALGGYSGGLPKKEWLLHLEGRGA
- a CDS encoding flotillin family protein, whose protein sequence is MEITYFGTTLTLFVLFIASMLYFLAKLYERCPSNKILVVYGRMGGSKTVQCYHGGGTFVWPLIQGSAFLDLTPRNIHIPLRGALSHQNIRVNVPSTFTVAVGVTPEIMNNAAVRLLDLDHKGIESMATEIIVGQLRLTVASLRIEEINQDRERFLEAIKKNIEPELHKIGLTLLNVNITDITDESEYIESIGKKASATAVNQAKVDVAEQEKQGDIGKALAEKDRRVSVASFNAEAVRGENESKAEIALTNATLAEQEAEATRRSQVAKQHAEVEIQIARALAQAKLLETEEVVPEEIKKKKIQIEAEAEAQCKVLIAKGEAEAIMAIRQAEAEGIQMLLDAKAKGYKQLIEACGDNAESASTMLLIEKLEEIVKLQAEAIKNIKIDKITVWDSGDKNGGSSTSNFISQFVKSLPALHDVASMAGLKLPQYLGKVTEGSHDKAVDDLK